Proteins from one Peromyscus eremicus chromosome 8a, PerEre_H2_v1, whole genome shotgun sequence genomic window:
- the Nt5c gene encoding 5'(3')-deoxyribonucleotidase, cytosolic type isoform X1 — protein sequence MAVRRRPVRVLVDMDGVLADFESGLLQGFRRRFPGDPHVPLEQRRGFLASEQYRALRPDLAEKLASVYEAPGFFLNLEPVPGAVDAFREMNDLQDTEVFICTSPLRKYDHCVGEKYRWVEQNLGPEFVERIILTRDKTVVMGDLLIDDKDTIQGLEETPSWEHILFTCCHNQHLALPPTRRRLLSWSDNWRGIIDSKRTGL from the exons ATGGCGGTGCGGCGGCGGCCAGTGCGCGTGCTGGTGGACATGGACGGCGTGCTGGCAGACTTCGAGTCTGGCCTCCTGCAGGGCTTCCGCCGCCGCTTCCCCGGGGACCCGCACGTGCCGCTGGAGCAGCGCCGCGGTTTCCTCGCCAGCGAGCAGTACCGAGCCCTGCGGCCGGACCTAGCG GAGAAACTGGCCAGTGTGTATGAAGCTCCAGGCTTTTTCCTAAACTTGGAGCCCGTCCCTGGGGCCGTGGACGCTTTTCGAGAGATGAACGACTTGCAAGA CACCGAGGTCTTCATCTGCACCAGCCCACTGCGGAAGTACGACCACTGTGTGGGCGAGAAG TATCGTTGGGtagagcagaacctggggcctgAGTTTGTGGAACGGATTATCCTGACTAGGGACAAGACAGTAGTCATGGGGGACCTGCTCATTGATGACAAAGACACCATTCAAG GCCTCGAGGAGACCCCAAGCTGGGAGCACATCTTGTTCACCTGCTGCCACAATCAGCACCTGGCCCTGCCCCCCACCAGGAGACGGCTGCTTTCCTGGAGTGATAACTGGAGGGGCATCATAGATAGCAAGCGAACCGGCCTGTGA
- the Nt5c gene encoding 5'(3')-deoxyribonucleotidase, cytosolic type isoform X2, with amino-acid sequence MAVRRRPVRVLVDMDGVLADFESGLLQGFRRRFPGDPHVPLEQRRGFLASEQYRALRPDLAEKLASVYEAPGFFLNLEPVPGAVDAFREMNDLQDTEVFICTSPLRKYDHCVGEKYRWVEQNLGPEFVERIILTRDKTVVMGDLLIDDKDTIQDRMLCLSCCRPRGDPKLGAHLVHLLPQSAPGPAPHQETAAFLE; translated from the exons ATGGCGGTGCGGCGGCGGCCAGTGCGCGTGCTGGTGGACATGGACGGCGTGCTGGCAGACTTCGAGTCTGGCCTCCTGCAGGGCTTCCGCCGCCGCTTCCCCGGGGACCCGCACGTGCCGCTGGAGCAGCGCCGCGGTTTCCTCGCCAGCGAGCAGTACCGAGCCCTGCGGCCGGACCTAGCG GAGAAACTGGCCAGTGTGTATGAAGCTCCAGGCTTTTTCCTAAACTTGGAGCCCGTCCCTGGGGCCGTGGACGCTTTTCGAGAGATGAACGACTTGCAAGA CACCGAGGTCTTCATCTGCACCAGCCCACTGCGGAAGTACGACCACTGTGTGGGCGAGAAG TATCGTTGGGtagagcagaacctggggcctgAGTTTGTGGAACGGATTATCCTGACTAGGGACAAGACAGTAGTCATGGGGGACCTGCTCATTGATGACAAAGACACCATTCAAG ACCGCATGCTGTGCCTTTCCTGCTGCAGGCCTCGAGGAGACCCCAAGCTGGGAGCACATCTTGTTCACCTGCTGCCACAATCAGCACCTGGCCCTGCCCCCCACCAGGAGACGGCTGCTTTCCTGGAGTGA
- the Jpt1 gene encoding jupiter microtubule associated homolog 1: protein MTTTTTFKGVDPNSRNSSRVLRPPGGGSNFSLGFDEPSEQPVRKNKMASSIFGTPEENPPSWAKSAGAKSSGGREDSESPGAQRSNSSEASSGDFLDLKGEGDMHENVDTDFQASLGQMEEKPVPAAPVPSPVAPAPAPSRRNPPGGKSSLVLG, encoded by the exons ATGACCACTACCACTACCTTCAAGGGTGTGGACCCCAACAGCAGGAACAGCTCTCG GGTTTTGCGGCCTCCAGGTGGTGGGTCCAATTTTTCACTAGGCTTTGATGAGCCATCAGAACAGCCtgtgaggaagaacaagatggcCTCTAGCATCTTTGGGACACCTGAAGAAAACCCTCCGTCTTGGGCAAAGTCAGCAG GTGCCAAGTCTAGTGGTGGCAGGGAAGATTCGGAGTCGCCTGGAGCACAGAGAAGTAACTCTTCTGAAGCAAGCTCTGGAGACTTCTTAGACCTCAAG GGAGAAGGTGATATGCATG AAAATGTGGACACAgacttccaagccagcctggggcaGATGGAAGAGAAGCCTGTGCCTGCTGCTCCTGTGCCCAGTCCAGTGGCCCCGGCCCCAGCGCCATCCAGGAGAAACCCCCCTGGTggcaagtccagcctggtcttggGTTAG